Part of the Halarsenatibacter silvermanii genome is shown below.
ATCAAACTCTTCAAGAACTTCCGCTAAAAGTTCTATGAATTTCCTGCGCAGTATCTTCAATAACTCTTCCTCCACACCCTTGAAAGTATCCTGACCATGTAGTACACTTAAAATGAGTTCAATCATTGGGTCTCACACTCCTTCTTTTTGGAGGTTGGTGTGTGAGACCCATTCTATATTTCTATACCATTTTCCTGCTTCTACCCACAAAAATAAAACTCAGAGTAAATCTATTATATTTCAGGCAAGAAGTTTTGGATTAGAAATTTTTTGTTAAATTTGGAGGTTGGTGTGTGAGACCCATTCTATATTTCTATACCATTTTCCTGCTTCTACCCACAAAAATAAAACTCAGAGTAAATCTATTATATTTCAGGCAAGAAGTTTTGGATTAGAAATTTTTTGTTAAAAATTTTACAATTATAAAAAATAATCATCGATTAAGAAGGAAATTGAATAAATTTATTCAATTAAATAATTAAGACATGCTTACGGCATAACATAAAGGAAAAGACATTGTACGACATTGGTCTATTATAGATTAAATAGATGTTGAAATTTTAGGAAAGTAGTACTATAATAATTAAATAGAGTATGACTTAAACAGTTTTAATATGGTTTTAGATTTTTTGCCCAGGAATAATGCAGTTTTGCATAAATAGTTATAGAGTAATATAATTAATTTTAAAAATTATAAAACAAGTTTAAAATGTAGAGTCGAGGAGGTGATAAATTTATTAGCCGGAGCATGCTGGTGACAGGCCAATGATTAAACTTGAGGGATGCCGGTAGATTTTATTATGAAATTGAAAACAGTAAAAGTTTACAAGGAGGGTTAATAATGCCCCAAGAAGATAAGGAACATATGAAGATGGAAGGCAGGAAATTCGGTAACTATAAAGATCGATCTACCTTCTGGGTATCTCTGGTCGTGGTAATTACCTTCGTCCTCTTCGGCATTTTTATGCCGGAAAGAGCCGAAGAAGTATTTGGTGAAGTATTTAACTGGATGATGGTTAATACCGGCTGGGCTTTCATTCTGGGAGCCTCTTTCTTCCTAATTATGGCACTAGTCATGTTTATTACCCCTATAGGCCAGATAAAGCTCGGTAAGCCGGATGAAGAGCCTGAGTACAACGTTTATTCCTGGTTCGGTATGCTCTTCAGCTGTGGTATGGGAATTGGCCTGCTGTTCTGGGGTGTTTCAGAGCCTATAAATCATTATATCTGGCCGGCGATTTCAGAAGCAGAAACAGCAGGTGCTGCACATGAAGCTATGAGATTTTCCTTCTTTCACTGGGGACTTCATCCCTGGGGAATTTATGCAATAGTGGCTGGTTCTCTGGCCTATTTTTCCTATCGCAAAGGTCTGCCGATGATGCTCAGCTCCACGCTTCATCCCATACTCGGTGATGATGGTATATACGGTTTCTGGGGTAATGTGGTTAACATCATCGGAGTATTTGCGACCCTCTTTGGCCTGGCCACCTCGCTGGGTTTGGGAGCCATGCAGATCGGAGCCGGTCTTGAAACACTTTTTGGCATTGCCAACACCGGTGGTTTGCAGGTGGCAATAGTCGCTGTGGTTACCTGTGTGGCAGTTATCTCAACCTATACGGGTATAGACAAAGGGATTAAATACCTGAGTACTCTCAATATAACCATAGCTATTATTCTGTTGATACTGGTCTTTATTCTGGGACCTACGATATTCATTCTGGATATCACCACTCATGGAATTGGTGAATATCTCCAGAACATCGTCGGAGACTCATTCATGCTGGATGCTGCCGGAGAGGGAATTCGCGGTGACTGGTATGAAGCATGGACGATCTTTTACTGGGCCTGGTGGATAGCCTGGGCACCTTTTGTTGGCACCTTTGTCGCCCGCGTTTCCCGGGGAAGAACGATAAGACAGTTCGTCCTGGGAGTGCTGCTGGTCCCCACTGCGGTCAGCATGGTCTGGTTTGGTGTTTTTGGAGGTTCTGCTCTGCACTTTGAACATGTTGAAGAAGTCGGTACCATTATTGAGGCAATAGGTGTAGATGAGGCCATGGGCTTTTTCGAGTCGCTGCAGCTTTTCCCGGCCTCCCAGATATTGATATTTGCCGCTATGACTTCGGTAGCAGTTTTCTTCGCCACCTCCTCGGACTCGGGAACTTATGTTGCCGGAATGCTGACTTCCGGTGGAGATCCCGATCCGCCGCTGCCTTTGAGAGTAATCTGGGGTGTTCTTGAGGGTTCGATAGCTGCAGTTCTGCTCTTTACCGGCGGTCTGTCTGCCCTGCAGACTTCTTCTCTGATCGGCGGTTTGCCCTTTATGATAGTGATGCTTGTCATGGTATACTGCCTCTTCAAAGCTCTATTTGAAGAACTCAGGGAGGGAACACTGCCCAAAGAGAGAAAGCGAATATATGAGGCCATTGAAGAGCTACAGGAAAGACATGAAGAGATCGATGTTATGACTGAAAATGAATAATAAGAAAAAGTTGAGGTAATTTGGAATGATGTAACTACATTTAGCATTTGATAATGATATCAAAAACCCCCACCAGCCTGCTTCAGGATGGTGGGGGTTTTGAAGTTGATTTATAAAGAGGGTACTTTCAGCTGAAATTTGTTATATTGTATTTATCTTGTTGCCTGCTGCTTATCGATAAATTCGTTTATTCTTCTCACCTGAAGACAGAAAGCTTCCAGTCTGGCTTCGATCACCTGCGGAAAGGCGCTGCCATCGGATTCTATGGCCAGGAAGGGAAGTGAGGAGAACTTTTTCAGCACCTTTCTTGTCGTTTCATCATCGCTGTAAAGATGGGATTTTTTCTCTTCAAGCTTATCTTTGATGATCGATTCTGAAACCCGATGATGCATGCAGCCAAAGGGGCCTATAGCAATTATTCCTTCCACGTGATCTATAAGCTCGGCTATGGCGCCGCCGATTGTCAGTATCGTTTCACCTGTCAGTTTTTCCGACATTAACTCTCCCCCCGCCTCGACCAGCTCGTCTATTTCTACGGTATGATTGGAGCAGAGTCCGGAAGAAGCAAATATATTTCGCACATCTTTTTCAATCTTGCTTTTATAGAAATTGCTGACCTTGTTTTTTACCCGGTCCAGAAAAGAGGGATCTTCATAATTATCTGTCTTCTGGGTCATATAATCCACATAATACAGCCACTCTATAATTGGAGCCACCTTGGTAACAATGCCTTTTTGAGCAAGTTTATCGACCAGAAAGCGTCGGGAAAATTCATCGTTCCGCACATAAATTTCGCCTGTAAGTGCAACTTTTTCCACCTCTTCATATGGTTTGACCAGGTCGATTTCTGCCAGTCTTTTTGATTCCTTTTTAAGAACCCTTTTTAATCCCCACCAGGACTTGCTCGAAAGAGCAGAGAAGATTTTCTTTTTGCTTTCAGCAAAGATCTCCTTACCTTTTTCTGGATCCACAGCGAGAGCGGAAATGGCGCTGTAAATATCCTCCAGGACATCAGCTACAGCCAGAGCCTGCCAGGCACGCATGAGAAATTTGCTCCCCAGTTCTTTATAACCGGGGCCGCTGTCCATAACCATAAGCCCTACATTCTTCAATTTTTTATCTTTTATTACCTCTTCCATCATCACACTGTACTGTCCCAGCCGGCAGGGGCCGGATGATTCAGCCATAAAATAGATCATCACATCTTCAGTATCTTTATCATCGGCGTAATTGAGCATTGTTCCCAGAGTCAAAATAAAAGGCAGACATTCTTTGCCGGTTGCGTGAGCTTTTCCGCGTTTTAACTCATCTTCGCCTGGAGGCTGGCAGGCAACTGTGTCGATACCTTTATACTGCATGGCAGAGGCAACAGCTTTAGTCGCCATTCCTCCCATGGAGGGAATAAGCAGTTTCACCCGGTCACTGGATAACGGCAGCACCTCTCCTTCAGAAGTTCTGACCTTTATTTCGCCGCTGTTAATTTTGGCTCTGGCAATACTGAATTCTTCTTTTTTTTCGTCGGCAGTCTCTCCCACATCCTTTTCGATGCTTCTGTATCTGTCAACCACGTCCAGAAAAGCTTCAATTCTGGTATTTACACCGACATCAGCTGTATGGCTGTCGAGTTCGAGTGTCAGAGAGGGCTTGGTACCGTTGACCTTGCGGAAATAGTTGACCAAAAATGAATCCGGGCCGCAGCTGAAGTTGGTAATGTAAGTTCCGAATAACTGATTATGCCGGCTGACAAATCTGGTGCCCTTCATTATTTTCTGGCCCATCGACCAGTACATATTTTGAGAAACCTCTTCGTCCTCGAAAGGTAGCATATCAAATGAAAGGACAATTTGTTTTTGAGAGGCGAACTTATGAGGTATACCGAGATTAGTTTCGGAGGCAAAGGCGTTATAAGGGCGGCCAAAAATGACGGCAGCTTTACTCTCGGGATTATTCTCCAGGTGTTCCAGCACAGATCTGCCCATATTTTTCAATTTATACTTGAAGTCCTCCTGAGAGGCTACCCCCCGGGCAAAAGCTGTTTCTGCCTCCGCTCTGCTGGCGCCCAATTTATCTGCCATCTCCAAAAACTCTTCCCGTACTGCGGCAAAACCGTCCTTAAAATCGAGCACGGGGGAGAGGACATTGTCTTCCTCCAGTTCGGGCCAGCTGGCGGAAAGATAATAGGGCTCGCCCTGGGCCATAGGGCAGAGGATGCTTTCCTCGGGGCCTTTTTCTACGTGCAGTCCTTTAACATGCGGCAAAAAGATATAATCAAGATCTTTTTTCAGGAGATTGTGCATATAACCATGACTGATTTCCACGGGATAACAGAAAGCAGCCGACTGCTGCTGTATTCCGGCTTCTTCCGCTTCATCCGGCATCACGACCTCGAAACCCAGCTCGGCAAAGAAAGTGGAATAAAAAGGGAGAAGTTCATGAACAGTCAAAGATCTATTAAAGCCGACTTTACCTCTGCGCGGGGAGGATTCGTCTGAATTTATATCTTCGTTTTCTGGATGAGCAAAAAATTCATTGAAGAGAAGTTTCTCCCTTTTTTTGACCAGATTTAAATCGTCCATATTATGATCGTTCTCGCCGTCAAGAGTCATATATTTATTGCAGATGCCGCCAAAGGTATGCTGTTCGCCGGCAACCTCCAAAACGTTGATTTTGCATTTTCTGTCACAATCGCTGCTGCCGCCGCGGCAGATGAAATCGTTAATTTTATCCACTTCCCTATCTTTTAACTCCTCCAGATCGAATTCTTTTTTTTCTACTAGCCCCAGATCCATCTGCCTTTTAGTTTCTAAAGCGACTCCAAATGCCCCCATTAATCCTGGTTCGGGCGGGACTATAATTTCTTTTCCGGTCAGAGCGGCCATGGCCATAGGAACTGCCTCGTTATAGCAAACCCCCCCCTGCATAAATACTTTATCTCCGATGGGACGATTGCCCTTAACTCTGTTTTTATAGTTCTGGCAAATAGAATAGACCAGGCCGGCACTTATATTATTAACATTTATGCCTTCCTGTATTGCATTTTTTATGTCACTTCCTATAAAGGCAGAGCACTGATCATTAAAATTGGGAGGATTTTCAGCTTTAAGAGCAATGTCGGCTATATCTTCCATAGCGATATCGAGAGATTCCTCCGCCGATTCCTCCAGAAAAGAACCCGTGCCCGCTGAGCAGGCTTCATTCATGGCGTAATTTGTGGGCACACCGTTGACCAGGTAAGTATATTTCGCGTCCTGACCTCCGATTTCAAATATGGTATCAACATCGGGATCAAAATGGACTGCCCCGGCTGCGTGAGCAATTATCTCGTTAATCACAGATTCGGTGAGCGCATGGAGGCCGGTTATTCTCCGTCCGGAACCTGTCACTCCCAGGCCTATCAAAGAAATATCTACATCGCCGATCTGTTCATTCAGGCTGGCATAACACTCACGGGCGGCGTTTACCGGATCCCCGCTGGTTCTAAGATATTCGGAGGCCAGAAGCTTATCATCCTTCGCTCTGATTATCACTGCTTTGGTAGTGGTTGAACCGACATCGAGCCCCAGGATGCACTCATCATTTTCCCGAGCATCTGCTGTTTCAATTTCATGAAAGGTAACCCTGTCGCGGTAATCTCTTAAAGGCGGGAGATAATCAAAAGGATCGCTGCCCTGCTCGAACATTTTTTCGGGGGAAGATATTTCTTCCCCGCTGTCGAGAGCCCAGATGGCAGCGCCTATAGCCTCAAAATAAAAGGCTTCTTCAGGAACTACGACCTCATGCACCCTCTTTTTGAGATAATTGATAACTACTTCGTTGCGGGCAAGTCCCCCTACCAGCATTACGGATTTTGCTCCGGCTTTATGAATTAACTCCATCATCTTATCGACCATCATCTGACAGAGCCCGGCAACAATTCTGCCTTTACTCATACCCTTGTTAAGGGCATGAGTACAATCACTTTTGCAAAAAACTGAACAGCGACCGGAAACTCTGTAGGGATTATCGGTATCAGCAATCCGGGTGGCTTCATCAAGGTTTAGCCCCATTCTTTTTACCTGCTGCAGGAAAAACTCGCCGGTCCCGGAGGCACATTTGCTGCCGGTATAGACGTTGATCATTTTCCCTTCATCGTCGAGCTCATAAACCATAAAGGTCTCCCCACCGGCAGATATAATAGCGTCCACGTCACCGCAATTTATTTTATCCTTTCCGGCCAAAAAATCATAGGTTATTTCTGTAGCTTCGGGTTCAGATAAGGAAGGTGCATCGACCAGTGACTTGAATTTTCTGCCTGTAACACCGATTTTATTTCCGGCAGTGTTTTTTTCATTGATCAAATCTATCAGGGAGTCTTTTACGTCACCTTCATGGGAGCGGGCTGTCATGTTCTTTATCTCTATACCATTTTCTGTTTTCTGAACTTCGACAGATTTTATATTGGAAGCTCCCATGCAGATTCCCGTTGAAATCATTTTTTGAATCCTCCTTTAAATATAAGTCTGTTTTAGCCTCTATAATATGTTATAATAGAAATCGAACAAAATTGCAAATAAACTCAACCTCTTCATTAAGGAAAGGGGATTTTGAAATTGAATCTGATTTTGCTGCTGTCCGCCCTGCTGGGATACGTTCTAGGAAGCTTTCCTTCAGCAGTAATATTTGCCAGGCAGAAGGGAATAGAAGACATCAGGAAAACGGGCAGCGGTAATATGGGGACTTTCAATGTTCTGAGAACTGCTGGTAAAGGTCCTGCTTTTAAAACGCTGGCCGCTGATGTTTTGAAAGGCGTGGGGGCAGCGGCTGCTGCTTATTTTATTTTTTCTGAAGCAGGAAAAACCAGCATATATTTTGCCGGAATGGGGGCTGTTTTGGGTCATATGTTTCCCGTATTCGCCGGCTTTCAGGGCGGGAAAAGTCTGGCGGCCTTTTCCGGCGTTTTGTTGATTATCTCACCCGCTCTGCTTGCGGGGATACTGGCAGCATGGATCTTAATGTATCATATTTTTAACCGAATAGCTGTAAGCTCCTTTATAGCTTTCTGCCTGCTGCCATCGCTGATCGAGATCATATATGCCGGGGCGGGCGAGCGTTTAATTTTTTTAATGGCTGCTGGTGGATTTATCGGTTTAAGACACAGGGGAGATCTATCAGAGGATATAAAGAGTTTAATTTAATTGGTCTGACAAACAAAAACCCTGTCCGCTTTCCGGACAGGTGACAGTTAAATAAATTGATGCATTGAATTATCCATTTTTAAAAAGAAAGATGTCAGAAAAGAACTTAATCCAGATAATCTTTGATTTCCTTGCTGCGGGTTGGATGGCGGAGTTTCCGCAGAGCCTTGGCTTCTATCTGTCTTATCCTTTCTCTGGTAACCCCAAATTCTTTGCCGACTTCTTCCAGGGTTCGGGACCGTCCATCTTCAATCCCGAATCTCAATTCGAGTATTCTTTTTTCCCTGTCTGTCAGTGTATCCAGAACTTCGTCTAGCTTTTCGCGAAGCAGAGAAAAGGAGGCAGCATCATCAGGAGTTAAGGCATCATCATTTTCAATGAAATCCCCAAGGTAACTATCCTCTTCTTCACCTATAGGAGCGTCGAGAGAGATTGGCTGCTGATCCTGAGAGATTTTTCTGATCTCCCTCACTTTATCGACTTCCATATCCATTTCCTCTGCAATTTCTTCGGCAGTAGGCTCACGATCTTTTTCTTTCTCAAGCTGACGATAGATGCGCTTCATTTTATTTATAGTTTCGACCATATGAACAGGTATTCTTATCGTGCGACTTTGATCAGCTAAAGCCCGGGTGATAGCCTGCCTGATCCACCAGGTGGCATAGGTGCTGAACTTATAACCCTTGCGATAATCGAATTTTTCTACAGCTCTCATCAGCCCTTTGTTGCCCTCCTGGATGAGATCAAGAAATGACATACCCTGCCCGACATATTTTTTGGCAATACTGACGACCAGCCGCAGATTCGCCTCTATCAGGTGTCTTTTTGCCTCCTGATCTCCTTCTTCGATTCTTTGAGCGAGCTCTACTTCCTCTTCAGCATCAAGCAGGTCAACTTTACCTATTTCTTTGAGATACATTCTGACAGGGTCATCCATACCGGCTCCCTGAGGTATATCGAAGTCGATTTCGTCCTCATCCACCTCGTCATCTTGAGATTCTTCAGCTTCTCCCACACTTTCGATATCCTGCAAATTAACCTTTTCCTGGTCATCATTTACTACATTTATTTCCATATCGTCGAAAACATCCTGAACTTTCTGCATATCTTCTGAACTGAGCTCGATACCTTTGAGCTTGTTTCTGATTTCTTGTTTGGTTACCTCGCCTGATTTCTGGCCGGACTCGATGAGTTCTTCGACCTGACTCATCAGTTCAGAATCAATATCTCTTTTAAGCATATAAACCCCTCCTTCAACTTGTAAAACCCAAAAATAAAATCGGGCCCATATAATTGCGAATGCAGCCCGTGTGAATTCAAAGATATTACAAAATTAATTTTTAGATATTGGCTGATAAAATAAAGCAACACGATTTTACAATTATAACGGATCAATTATCATGAGTCAATAGCAAAATCCATATGACTTCGGGCCAAATCATCTTTTCGGTGTCAACATTATTATTCAAGATAACGAGGTAGTTTCCTGCTTGCTGAGGTGAAAAATTGGACACTGAATTTTAAGAAACCAAATGTAAAAAGCCCCTGCTGTTGCACAGGGGCGGGGAAAAAGAAATTAAATATTGTAATCGATGGAAAACAGCGGCTAAGGA
Proteins encoded:
- the rpoD gene encoding RNA polymerase sigma factor RpoD, with translation MLKRDIDSELMSQVEELIESGQKSGEVTKQEIRNKLKGIELSSEDMQKVQDVFDDMEINVVNDDQEKVNLQDIESVGEAEESQDDEVDEDEIDFDIPQGAGMDDPVRMYLKEIGKVDLLDAEEEVELAQRIEEGDQEAKRHLIEANLRLVVSIAKKYVGQGMSFLDLIQEGNKGLMRAVEKFDYRKGYKFSTYATWWIRQAITRALADQSRTIRIPVHMVETINKMKRIYRQLEKEKDREPTAEEIAEEMDMEVDKVREIRKISQDQQPISLDAPIGEEEDSYLGDFIENDDALTPDDAASFSLLREKLDEVLDTLTDREKRILELRFGIEDGRSRTLEEVGKEFGVTRERIRQIEAKALRKLRHPTRSKEIKDYLD
- a CDS encoding BCCT family transporter, translated to MPQEDKEHMKMEGRKFGNYKDRSTFWVSLVVVITFVLFGIFMPERAEEVFGEVFNWMMVNTGWAFILGASFFLIMALVMFITPIGQIKLGKPDEEPEYNVYSWFGMLFSCGMGIGLLFWGVSEPINHYIWPAISEAETAGAAHEAMRFSFFHWGLHPWGIYAIVAGSLAYFSYRKGLPMMLSSTLHPILGDDGIYGFWGNVVNIIGVFATLFGLATSLGLGAMQIGAGLETLFGIANTGGLQVAIVAVVTCVAVISTYTGIDKGIKYLSTLNITIAIILLILVFILGPTIFILDITTHGIGEYLQNIVGDSFMLDAAGEGIRGDWYEAWTIFYWAWWIAWAPFVGTFVARVSRGRTIRQFVLGVLLVPTAVSMVWFGVFGGSALHFEHVEEVGTIIEAIGVDEAMGFFESLQLFPASQILIFAAMTSVAVFFATSSDSGTYVAGMLTSGGDPDPPLPLRVIWGVLEGSIAAVLLFTGGLSALQTSSLIGGLPFMIVMLVMVYCLFKALFEELREGTLPKERKRIYEAIEELQERHEEIDVMTENE
- a CDS encoding glycerol-3-phosphate acyltransferase — its product is MNLILLLSALLGYVLGSFPSAVIFARQKGIEDIRKTGSGNMGTFNVLRTAGKGPAFKTLAADVLKGVGAAAAAYFIFSEAGKTSIYFAGMGAVLGHMFPVFAGFQGGKSLAAFSGVLLIISPALLAGILAAWILMYHIFNRIAVSSFIAFCLLPSLIEIIYAGAGERLIFLMAAGGFIGLRHRGDLSEDIKSLI
- a CDS encoding acyl-CoA dehydratase activase translates to MISTGICMGASNIKSVEVQKTENGIEIKNMTARSHEGDVKDSLIDLINEKNTAGNKIGVTGRKFKSLVDAPSLSEPEATEITYDFLAGKDKINCGDVDAIISAGGETFMVYELDDEGKMINVYTGSKCASGTGEFFLQQVKRMGLNLDEATRIADTDNPYRVSGRCSVFCKSDCTHALNKGMSKGRIVAGLCQMMVDKMMELIHKAGAKSVMLVGGLARNEVVINYLKKRVHEVVVPEEAFYFEAIGAAIWALDSGEEISSPEKMFEQGSDPFDYLPPLRDYRDRVTFHEIETADARENDECILGLDVGSTTTKAVIIRAKDDKLLASEYLRTSGDPVNAARECYASLNEQIGDVDISLIGLGVTGSGRRITGLHALTESVINEIIAHAAGAVHFDPDVDTIFEIGGQDAKYTYLVNGVPTNYAMNEACSAGTGSFLEESAEESLDIAMEDIADIALKAENPPNFNDQCSAFIGSDIKNAIQEGINVNNISAGLVYSICQNYKNRVKGNRPIGDKVFMQGGVCYNEAVPMAMAALTGKEIIVPPEPGLMGAFGVALETKRQMDLGLVEKKEFDLEELKDREVDKINDFICRGGSSDCDRKCKINVLEVAGEQHTFGGICNKYMTLDGENDHNMDDLNLVKKREKLLFNEFFAHPENEDINSDESSPRRGKVGFNRSLTVHELLPFYSTFFAELGFEVVMPDEAEEAGIQQQSAAFCYPVEISHGYMHNLLKKDLDYIFLPHVKGLHVEKGPEESILCPMAQGEPYYLSASWPELEEDNVLSPVLDFKDGFAAVREEFLEMADKLGASRAEAETAFARGVASQEDFKYKLKNMGRSVLEHLENNPESKAAVIFGRPYNAFASETNLGIPHKFASQKQIVLSFDMLPFEDEEVSQNMYWSMGQKIMKGTRFVSRHNQLFGTYITNFSCGPDSFLVNYFRKVNGTKPSLTLELDSHTADVGVNTRIEAFLDVVDRYRSIEKDVGETADEKKEEFSIARAKINSGEIKVRTSEGEVLPLSSDRVKLLIPSMGGMATKAVASAMQYKGIDTVACQPPGEDELKRGKAHATGKECLPFILTLGTMLNYADDKDTEDVMIYFMAESSGPCRLGQYSVMMEEVIKDKKLKNVGLMVMDSGPGYKELGSKFLMRAWQALAVADVLEDIYSAISALAVDPEKGKEIFAESKKKIFSALSSKSWWGLKRVLKKESKRLAEIDLVKPYEEVEKVALTGEIYVRNDEFSRRFLVDKLAQKGIVTKVAPIIEWLYYVDYMTQKTDNYEDPSFLDRVKNKVSNFYKSKIEKDVRNIFASSGLCSNHTVEIDELVEAGGELMSEKLTGETILTIGGAIAELIDHVEGIIAIGPFGCMHHRVSESIIKDKLEEKKSHLYSDDETTRKVLKKFSSLPFLAIESDGSAFPQVIEARLEAFCLQVRRINEFIDKQQATR